From a region of the Rathayibacter sp. VKM Ac-2804 genome:
- the mfd gene encoding transcription-repair coupling factor — MPLNRIISALSRASTFDDALAFAIRDADFSVADGLRVPLLAGLLERRAEVDRPQAALVVTATGRDSENVRASLSCVLPDAEVVEFPAWETLPHERLSPSAEIVGRRLDALRRMKTWTGEKPLVVVASVRAALQPVADNLADIAPIRLVKGGRGYDLGRISSELVDLAYSRVDMVTRRGEFAVRGGILDVFPAVAEHPSRIDFFGDEVDSIRGFSVADQRSLPGEADSVVLPPSRELLLVPAVRQRAREMLHEFPSLSAMLAKIAEGIPVEGMESLAPALLERLVPISHYLPAGAAVAVLAPERVATRAISLAETNREFLQAAWSAATAGAEAPIDLASGEFISLGALRDAVKFSAPGAETPDHPWWTMSTFRQGPAAGEAEVLPENLGIDEILAVRVDGEPVPGFGGAVEGALAHVRARLADGWSVVLTAPGTGTVERTDQVLAEHEVAARIVPDLPAELEPGLAYVLQANVDHGFEVDGAKVALLTDTEFYGRTVGYDSRAVKKLASRRKNVVDPLQLSPGDFVVHATHGIGRFVELSQREVSSGGRNAVKTRREYLVLEYAPSKRGFPGDKLLVPTDQLDLLSRYVGGEAPALSKMGGSDWAQAKSKARRAVRDIAVELVKLYSARMASRGHSFPPDTPWQRELEEAFPFAETPDQLTVIDEVKADMERPIPMDRLLSGDVGFGKTEVAVRAAFKAIQDGKQVAMLVPTTLLVRQHLETFQERFAGFPVHLRALSRFQSAKESKETIEGLADGTVDMVIATHRLLSDNIVFKDLGLLVIDEEQRFGVEHKEKLKALKKNVDILSMSATPIPRTLEMAVTGIREMSTLATPPEERHPILTFVGPYSEKQVSAAIRRELLREGQVFFVHNRVSTINRVAAQLAELVPEARIAVAHGKLSESQLERIIVDFWERKFDVLVSTTIVETGLDIPNANTLIVDRADKYGLSQLHQLRGRVGRGRERAYAYLLYDEMKPLSETAHDRLQTLAANSDLGGGMQIALKDLEIRGAGNLLGGEQSGHIQGVGFDLYLRMIGEAVDGFRGEVAEGQTELRLELPVDARIPEEYVDSERLRLEAYQKLSAATSPTAKEGSVDLVVEELTDRYGDLPEAVENLVLVSRLRMRAQRAGLSDVVAMGSNVRVAPAHLADSIQVRLRRMYPTAKYLQQANAVVVPMPVLDGVPLGDRALIDWVANLLDALFPEPAAVAS; from the coding sequence GTGCCTCTCAACCGGATCATCTCGGCGCTCTCGCGCGCCTCCACGTTCGACGACGCTCTCGCGTTCGCGATCCGCGACGCCGATTTCTCCGTGGCCGACGGCCTCCGCGTCCCCCTGCTGGCGGGTCTCCTGGAGCGCCGCGCGGAGGTCGACCGTCCGCAGGCCGCCCTCGTCGTCACGGCGACCGGCCGCGACTCCGAGAACGTCCGCGCGTCGCTCAGCTGCGTGCTGCCGGACGCCGAGGTCGTCGAGTTCCCGGCGTGGGAGACGCTGCCGCACGAGCGCCTCAGCCCCAGTGCCGAGATCGTCGGCCGCCGCCTCGACGCCCTGCGCCGGATGAAGACCTGGACCGGCGAGAAGCCGCTCGTCGTCGTCGCCTCGGTGCGCGCCGCGCTGCAGCCGGTCGCCGACAACCTCGCCGACATCGCGCCGATCCGCCTGGTCAAGGGCGGCCGCGGCTACGACCTCGGCCGCATCTCGTCCGAGCTGGTCGACCTCGCCTACTCGCGGGTCGACATGGTCACCCGGCGCGGCGAGTTCGCGGTCCGCGGCGGGATCCTCGACGTCTTCCCGGCCGTGGCCGAGCACCCGAGCCGCATCGACTTCTTCGGCGACGAGGTCGACTCCATCCGCGGCTTCTCCGTCGCCGACCAGCGCTCGCTGCCGGGGGAGGCCGACTCCGTCGTGCTGCCGCCGAGCCGCGAGCTTCTGCTCGTGCCGGCCGTCCGCCAGCGCGCCCGGGAGATGCTGCACGAGTTCCCGAGCCTCTCCGCCATGCTCGCGAAGATCGCCGAGGGCATCCCGGTCGAGGGGATGGAGTCGCTCGCCCCCGCGCTGCTGGAGCGGCTCGTCCCGATCTCGCACTACCTCCCGGCCGGCGCCGCGGTGGCCGTGCTCGCTCCGGAGCGGGTCGCCACCCGCGCGATCAGCCTCGCCGAGACGAACCGCGAGTTCCTCCAGGCCGCGTGGAGCGCCGCGACCGCCGGCGCCGAGGCCCCGATCGACCTGGCCTCCGGTGAGTTCATCTCGCTCGGCGCCCTCCGCGACGCCGTGAAGTTCAGCGCCCCCGGCGCCGAGACCCCCGACCACCCGTGGTGGACGATGAGCACCTTCCGCCAGGGTCCCGCCGCCGGCGAGGCCGAGGTGCTGCCGGAGAACCTCGGGATCGACGAGATCCTCGCCGTCCGCGTCGACGGCGAGCCCGTGCCCGGCTTCGGCGGTGCGGTCGAGGGCGCCCTCGCGCACGTGCGCGCCCGGCTCGCCGACGGCTGGAGCGTCGTGCTCACGGCCCCCGGCACCGGCACGGTCGAGCGCACCGACCAGGTGCTCGCGGAGCACGAGGTCGCCGCGCGCATCGTGCCCGACCTGCCGGCCGAGCTCGAGCCCGGCCTCGCCTACGTGCTCCAGGCCAACGTCGACCACGGCTTCGAGGTCGACGGCGCCAAGGTCGCTCTGCTCACCGACACCGAGTTCTACGGCCGCACCGTCGGCTACGACTCGCGCGCCGTGAAGAAGCTCGCCTCGCGCCGCAAGAACGTCGTCGACCCGCTGCAGCTCAGCCCCGGCGACTTCGTCGTGCACGCCACCCACGGCATCGGCCGCTTCGTCGAGCTCTCGCAGCGCGAGGTCTCCAGCGGCGGGCGGAACGCCGTGAAGACGCGACGCGAGTACCTCGTCCTCGAGTACGCGCCCAGCAAGCGCGGCTTCCCGGGCGACAAGCTGCTCGTCCCGACGGACCAGCTCGACCTCCTCTCCCGCTACGTCGGCGGCGAGGCGCCCGCGCTGAGCAAGATGGGCGGCAGCGACTGGGCGCAGGCCAAGAGCAAGGCGCGCCGCGCGGTCCGCGACATCGCGGTCGAGCTGGTGAAGCTCTACTCCGCCCGGATGGCTTCGCGCGGGCACTCCTTCCCGCCGGACACCCCGTGGCAGCGCGAGCTGGAGGAGGCGTTCCCGTTCGCGGAGACGCCCGACCAGCTGACCGTGATCGACGAGGTCAAGGCCGACATGGAGCGGCCGATCCCGATGGACCGCCTGCTCTCCGGCGACGTCGGCTTCGGCAAGACCGAGGTCGCCGTGCGCGCCGCGTTCAAGGCGATCCAGGACGGCAAGCAGGTCGCGATGCTCGTGCCGACCACGCTGCTCGTGCGCCAGCACCTCGAGACCTTCCAGGAGCGCTTCGCGGGCTTCCCGGTGCACCTGCGCGCCCTCAGCCGCTTCCAGAGCGCGAAGGAGTCGAAGGAGACGATCGAGGGCCTCGCCGACGGAACCGTCGACATGGTCATCGCGACCCACCGCCTCCTCAGCGACAACATCGTCTTCAAGGATCTGGGCCTGCTCGTGATCGACGAGGAGCAGCGCTTCGGCGTCGAGCACAAGGAGAAGCTGAAGGCGCTGAAGAAGAACGTCGACATCCTCTCGATGAGCGCCACGCCCATCCCGCGCACGCTCGAGATGGCGGTCACCGGCATCCGCGAGATGTCGACGCTCGCGACGCCGCCGGAGGAGCGCCACCCGATCCTCACCTTCGTCGGCCCGTACTCGGAGAAGCAGGTCTCGGCCGCGATCCGGCGCGAGCTGCTGCGCGAGGGCCAGGTGTTCTTCGTGCACAACCGCGTCTCGACGATCAACCGCGTCGCCGCGCAGCTCGCCGAGCTGGTGCCGGAGGCGCGCATCGCCGTCGCGCACGGCAAGCTCAGCGAGTCGCAGCTCGAGCGGATCATCGTCGACTTCTGGGAGCGCAAGTTCGACGTGCTCGTCTCGACGACCATCGTCGAGACCGGCCTCGACATCCCGAACGCGAACACCCTGATCGTCGACCGGGCCGACAAGTACGGCCTCTCGCAGCTGCACCAGCTGCGCGGCCGCGTCGGCCGTGGCCGCGAGCGCGCCTACGCCTACCTCCTCTACGACGAGATGAAGCCGCTGTCCGAGACCGCGCACGACCGCCTGCAGACCCTCGCCGCGAACTCCGACCTCGGCGGCGGCATGCAGATCGCGCTGAAGGACCTGGAGATCCGCGGCGCGGGCAACCTGCTCGGCGGCGAGCAGTCCGGCCACATCCAGGGCGTCGGCTTCGACCTCTACCTGCGGATGATCGGCGAGGCCGTCGACGGCTTCCGCGGCGAGGTCGCCGAAGGGCAGACCGAGCTGCGGCTCGAGCTTCCGGTCGACGCGCGCATCCCGGAGGAGTACGTCGACAGCGAGCGGCTGCGTCTGGAGGCGTACCAGAAGCTGTCCGCGGCGACCTCGCCGACCGCGAAGGAGGGCAGTGTCGACCTCGTGGTCGAGGAGCTGACCGACCGCTACGGCGACCTGCCCGAGGCGGTGGAGAACCTCGTCCTGGTCTCGCGGCTGCGGATGCGCGCGCAGCGCGCCGGCCTCAGCGACGTGGTCGCGATGGGCTCGAACGTCCGCGTCGCGCCCGCGCACCTCGCCGACTCGATCCAGGTGCGCCTGCGCCGGATGTACCCGACCGCGAAGTACCTGCAGCAGGCGAACGCCGTGGTCGTGCCGATGCCGGTGCTCGACGGCGTCCCGCTCGGCGACCGCGCGCTGATCGACTGGGTCGCGAACCTGCTCGACGCGCTCTTCCCCGAGCCCGCCGCCGTCGCGAGCTGA
- a CDS encoding 50S ribosomal protein L25/general stress protein Ctc — translation MAELTNKVVAEVRTSFGKGAARKIRAQNKIPAVLYGHGTEPVHVTLPGHQILLLVRKANAILELDIEGVAQTSLVKDIQRDPVRQIIEHIDLAVIRLGEKVSVDIPVHVEGEAAPGTLVSTEANTLSLEVDATKIPQNVVVSVEGLEAGTQITAADVTLPEGATLLTDPEALIVNVTEEVEQDLGEEGEPTEPAAPTEAAE, via the coding sequence ATGGCAGAACTCACCAACAAGGTCGTCGCCGAGGTCCGCACCTCGTTCGGCAAGGGAGCGGCCCGCAAGATCCGCGCCCAGAACAAGATCCCCGCGGTCCTCTACGGCCACGGCACCGAGCCCGTGCACGTCACGCTCCCCGGCCACCAGATCCTCCTGCTGGTCCGCAAGGCGAACGCGATCCTCGAGCTCGACATCGAGGGCGTCGCCCAGACGTCGCTGGTCAAGGACATCCAGCGCGACCCGGTCCGCCAGATCATCGAGCACATCGACCTCGCGGTCATCCGCCTCGGCGAGAAGGTCTCGGTCGACATCCCCGTGCACGTCGAGGGCGAGGCCGCTCCCGGCACGCTCGTCTCGACCGAGGCGAACACGCTCTCGCTCGAGGTCGACGCCACGAAGATCCCGCAGAACGTCGTCGTCTCGGTCGAGGGACTCGAGGCCGGCACGCAGATCACCGCCGCCGACGTCACCCTCCCCGAGGGCGCGACGCTGCTCACCGACCCCGAGGCGCTCATCGTGAACGTCACCGAGGAGGTCGAGCAGGACCTGGGCGAGGAGGGCGAGCCCACCGAGCCCGCCGCCCCCACCGAGGCCGCCGAGTAG
- a CDS encoding glutathione S-transferase C-terminal domain-containing protein encodes MTSDDFGSYVEKNGFHRDTNYIPTRITADGRDGYPVEAGRYRLVVSRACPWANRAVIVRRLLGLEDALSMGICGPTHDKRSWTFDLDPGGVDPVLGIPRLQDAFLARFPDYPRGITVPAIVDIPTGQVVTNDYPVMTLDFSREWTQFHREGAPDLYPEKHRDEIDEVAELVFQDVNNGVYKCGFAGSQKSYERAYDALWARLDWLEERLSTQRYLVGDTITEADVRLFTTLARFDAVYYSHFKANRNLLSAMPALWGYARDLFATPGFGDTIDFQHIKSHYYEVQRDINPTGVVPKGPDLSGWLVPSHREELGGRPFGDGTPPGPPIPSEVVPEGHGA; translated from the coding sequence ATGACTTCTGACGACTTCGGCTCCTACGTCGAGAAGAACGGCTTCCACCGCGACACCAACTACATCCCGACCCGCATCACCGCGGACGGCCGCGACGGCTACCCGGTCGAGGCAGGCCGCTACCGGCTCGTCGTCTCGCGCGCCTGCCCGTGGGCGAACCGCGCCGTGATCGTCCGCCGACTGCTCGGCCTCGAGGACGCGCTCTCGATGGGGATCTGCGGCCCGACGCACGACAAGCGCAGCTGGACCTTCGACCTCGACCCGGGCGGCGTCGACCCGGTGCTCGGCATCCCGCGCCTGCAGGACGCGTTCCTCGCACGCTTCCCCGACTACCCGCGCGGCATCACCGTGCCGGCCATCGTCGACATCCCCACCGGCCAGGTCGTCACCAACGACTACCCGGTGATGACGCTCGACTTCTCGAGGGAGTGGACGCAGTTCCACCGCGAGGGCGCTCCCGACCTGTACCCGGAGAAGCACCGCGACGAGATCGACGAGGTCGCCGAGCTGGTCTTCCAGGACGTCAACAACGGCGTCTACAAGTGCGGCTTCGCCGGGTCGCAGAAGTCGTACGAGCGCGCCTACGACGCGCTCTGGGCCCGCCTCGACTGGCTGGAGGAGCGCCTCAGCACGCAGCGCTACCTCGTCGGCGACACGATCACCGAGGCGGACGTCCGCCTCTTCACGACGCTCGCCCGCTTCGACGCCGTGTACTACAGCCACTTCAAGGCCAACCGGAACCTGCTCTCGGCGATGCCGGCGCTCTGGGGCTACGCCCGCGACCTGTTCGCCACTCCGGGCTTCGGCGACACCATCGACTTCCAGCACATCAAGTCGCACTACTACGAAGTCCAGCGCGACATCAATCCGACCGGCGTCGTGCCGAAGGGCCCGGACCTCTCCGGCTGGCTCGTCCCCTCGCACCGCGAGGAGCTCGGCGGCCGCCCGTTCGGCGACGGCACCCCGCCCGGCCCGCCGATCCCCTCCGAGGTCGTCCCCGAGGGCCACGGCGCCTGA
- the pth gene encoding aminoacyl-tRNA hydrolase produces MGETWLVVGLGNPGAQYARNRHNVGQMVLDELASRIGGSFRRHNRANAVVAEGFLRPGGPKLVLGKPNSFMNLSGGPTAQLLDFYSLAPERLIVVHDELDIPFDTLRLKNGGGHGGHNGIRDILAATDGADFLRVRVGIGRPPGRQPAADFVLKDFAGPERETLPILIADAADAVELIADAGLQAAQLKVHTTP; encoded by the coding sequence ATGGGCGAGACCTGGCTGGTCGTCGGACTGGGCAACCCGGGCGCGCAGTACGCGCGCAACCGGCACAACGTCGGGCAGATGGTGCTCGACGAGCTCGCCTCCCGGATAGGCGGCTCGTTCCGCCGGCACAACCGCGCCAATGCGGTCGTCGCCGAGGGCTTCCTGCGCCCCGGCGGGCCGAAGCTGGTCCTCGGCAAGCCGAACAGCTTCATGAACCTCTCGGGCGGCCCGACGGCGCAGCTGCTCGACTTCTACTCCCTCGCGCCCGAGCGCCTGATCGTCGTGCACGACGAGCTCGACATCCCCTTCGACACCCTGCGCCTCAAGAACGGCGGCGGCCACGGCGGCCACAACGGCATCCGCGACATCCTCGCCGCGACCGACGGCGCCGACTTCCTCCGCGTGCGCGTCGGCATCGGCCGCCCGCCCGGCCGCCAGCCCGCCGCCGACTTCGTCCTCAAGGACTTCGCCGGCCCCGAGCGCGAGACCCTGCCGATCCTGATCGCCGACGCCGCCGACGCCGTCGAGCTGATCGCCGACGCCGGCCTCCAGGCCGCCCAGCTGAAGGTCCACACGACCCCGTAG